Proteins from a single region of Amyelois transitella isolate CPQ chromosome 31, ilAmyTran1.1, whole genome shotgun sequence:
- the LOC106138964 gene encoding thioredoxin-related transmembrane protein 2 homolog, with product MSFIKDFRQLLKPYYWINILLSISYVTCKRTAVICNFLFPNTDCELDSRETEILFFLIIVVMLRTRKAGSVTMVNYLSASFVYTKIANLILWFYADIRYGLPYGALVILCALTLPEPTYIGPEHVTYFRGLQTLDEELKHHKGTTWLVCLYAAWHPACVNFAPVFAELSASYSLDNFKFGKLDVGRYPDVAAKFRIQDGPTSRQLPTLLLFTEGQEEMRRPQPDNTGKLQKFLFSKDNVKAAFDIDGIYQKCKEKLATSKNKKTD from the exons ATGAGTTTCATCAAAGATTTTCGTCAGTTACTAAAGCCATATTACTGGATTAATATACTCTTGAGCATTTCGTACGTTACCTGCAAGCGTACAGCTGTAATATGCAATTTTTTGTTCCCGAACACCGATTGTGAATTGGACAGTCGTGAAACggaaatattgtttttcctGATTATCGTCGTGATGTTGAGGACGAGAAAGGCGGGAAGTGTGACGATGGTCAATTATCTGTCGGCCTCATTCGTTTACACAAAGATTGCCAACCTGATCCTTTGGTTTTATGCAGATATAAG ATACGGCCTCCCGTACGGGGCTCTGGTCATCTTGTGTGCGCTCACACTCCCCGAGCCGACGTACATCGGCCCTGAACACGTGACCTACTTCCGAGGACTGCAAACACTTGACGAGGAACTGAAACACCACAAGGGCACGACGTGGCTCGTCTGTTTGTACGCGGCGTGGCACCCTGCTTGTGTAAACTTTGCTCCGGTTTTCGCTGAGCTTTCCGCGAGTTACAGCTTGGACAACTTCAAGTTTGGGAAGCTCGATGTTGGGAG GTATCCAGATGTCGCAGCCAAGTTCAGGATTCAGGACGGCCCCACGAGCCGCCAGCTGCCCACGCTGTTGCTCTTCACGGAGGGACAGGAGGAGATGAGGCGACCCCAGCCGGACAATACTGGGAAGctgcaaaa GTTCCTCTTCTCAAAGGACAACGTAAAAGCCGCTTTTGACATTGACGGCATATACCAGAAGTGTAAGGAGAAGCTGGCTACGTCCAAAAACAAGAAGACAGATTAA
- the LOC106138965 gene encoding UPF0669 protein C6orf120 homolog translates to MSKTSNSKTKNTYLYFIFINKVTNFKVMRREFIIVFLGIICISTLSSLLNGYTQIETDKVLLDTVVGAVGAGNFSYWQLGHTGPLLVELTSLSGDADLYVSDTVRPSFETDKNNFSSATCGPDMVNIPVDFPRPVGIGVFGHWSHILSEYSIQVFLDTTAVLSEEQVLAIERAHMNSAERPDSDKRREKAVPKKADEDKPRFLKLLNILDMIFEAFVL, encoded by the exons ATGTCAAAAACGTCCaacagtaaaacaaaaaatacatacctatattttattttcatcaacaaaGTTACCAATTTTAAAGTGATGCGTAGGGAATTCATCATAGTTTTCCTAGGAATAATTTGTATATCGACATTGTCGTCATTATTGAATGGTTATACACAAATCGAGACCGACAAAGTGCTACTAGATACCGTAGTAGGCGCAGTGGGAGCGGgaaatttttcttattggcAATTAGGGCACACGGGCCCTCTTCTGGTTGAGCTCACGTCTCTATCTGGTGATGCAGACCTTTACGTATCAGATACTGTGAG aCCTAGCTTTGAGACGGACAAGAACAACTTCAGTTCGGCGACATGTGGACCTGATATGGTGAATATACCTGTTGACTTCCCAAGGCCAGTTG GTATTGGTGTCTTTGGCCACTGGTCACATATACTGTCAGAGTACAGCATCCAGGTGTTTCTGGACACCACAGCGGTGCTGAGCGAGGAGCAGGTCCTAGCTATAGAGCGGGCTCATATGAACAGTGCTGAGAGACCTG attcagACAAGAGAAGAGAGAAAGCCGTGCCAAAAAAAGCAGATGAAGACAAACCGAGATTTTTAAAGTTGTTGAACATTCTGGACATGATATTCGAAGCTTTTGTCCTGTGA